In the Pyrolobus fumarii 1A genome, one interval contains:
- a CDS encoding ERCC4 domain-containing protein has product MPILSEKLLAPVDIVVDTREASKNKDILEHLVRSGLRVARIALNAGDYYLLAPEGKKPLLVERKTVNDFLNSIRDNRVWEQAKLLKEAAEEDGAQPIIILEGWLGIAEKRRKWNMAAVLRILDEILLDWGIPVLPTPHKQATAAWLAAKAKALGRVEEKKVVRLRVEKKPMGINERILYVAESIIGPRLARRLLEHFGTLKAVANASIAELMRVEGIGEKRAREIYAIFNTPWRGESTSSSSKPNVLHTQKS; this is encoded by the coding sequence ATGCCAATACTCTCGGAGAAGCTGCTCGCGCCCGTGGATATCGTGGTTGACACTAGGGAGGCTTCGAAGAACAAGGATATACTCGAGCACCTCGTGAGGAGTGGGTTGCGAGTTGCCCGTATAGCGCTTAACGCCGGCGACTACTACCTCCTAGCCCCGGAGGGTAAGAAGCCCCTGCTTGTCGAGAGGAAGACTGTGAACGACTTCCTCAATAGTATACGCGATAATCGAGTCTGGGAGCAGGCTAAGCTGCTAAAGGAGGCTGCCGAGGAGGATGGAGCGCAGCCCATCATAATCCTTGAGGGTTGGCTGGGCATCGCCGAGAAGAGGAGAAAATGGAACATGGCAGCAGTCCTTCGAATCCTTGACGAGATTCTACTAGACTGGGGTATTCCCGTGCTACCTACGCCTCACAAGCAGGCTACCGCGGCGTGGCTTGCTGCTAAAGCTAAGGCTCTGGGTCGCGTTGAAGAGAAGAAGGTTGTAAGGCTGAGGGTGGAGAAGAAGCCTATGGGCATAAACGAGCGCATCCTCTACGTTGCGGAGAGCATCATAGGCCCTAGGCTGGCTAGGAGGCTACTAGAGCACTTTGGGACGTTGAAGGCAGTTGCGAATGCGAGCATAGCGGAGTTGATGAGAGTAGAGGGTATAGGCGAGAAGAGAGCGCGAGAGATATACGCGATATTCAATACGCCATGGCGTGGAGAGTCAACCTCCAGCTCATCAAAGCCTAACGTGCTTCACACACAGAAGAGCTGA
- a CDS encoding GHMP kinase: MRVRIETGARLHFGFYNLMPVRRLWGSIGLAVDGVGYDIVIEEGGNGIVVEGCQRARFHRILLEALERLRLGDMSIKLVARKCIPEHRGLGSTTQAKLAVYAGLARLASLDIDVYKLAELAGRGKVSGVGIAAFAYGGFIIDTGRRVGVETGVPKPMMRIELPEKWRIVYLTPMTSWRVAEEGEVVFQGSIDPTLHCTLLETVFTWLAPAAVEKDFESFTAALEEIERIMGMYFSKAQEGAYCCRETAAAAEELRRAGGRGVGQSSWGPTVYAFFPDEESARTALNQAASRLEQRGIRLEYYGVLKPRNRGAVVTLEG; encoded by the coding sequence GTGCGAGTGCGGATAGAGACTGGCGCTAGGCTACACTTCGGCTTCTATAACCTGATGCCAGTCAGGCGCTTATGGGGCAGTATAGGTCTGGCGGTCGACGGAGTCGGATACGACATTGTCATCGAGGAGGGTGGCAACGGTATAGTTGTTGAGGGTTGCCAGCGCGCAAGGTTTCATCGTATATTGCTGGAGGCTCTCGAGAGGCTAAGACTAGGTGATATGAGCATCAAGCTAGTTGCACGCAAGTGTATACCCGAGCATCGCGGGCTAGGCTCAACGACACAAGCCAAGCTGGCGGTATACGCTGGTCTCGCGCGACTAGCCAGCCTCGATATTGACGTGTATAAGCTTGCCGAGCTGGCGGGCCGTGGAAAGGTATCGGGTGTTGGTATAGCTGCATTCGCATACGGGGGTTTCATCATAGACACGGGTAGGAGGGTAGGCGTAGAGACCGGCGTTCCCAAGCCTATGATGCGTATTGAGCTGCCGGAAAAATGGAGGATAGTCTACCTGACACCCATGACAAGCTGGAGGGTGGCTGAGGAGGGCGAGGTTGTATTCCAGGGATCGATAGACCCCACCTTGCACTGTACGCTTCTCGAGACTGTCTTTACCTGGCTTGCACCGGCGGCGGTAGAGAAGGACTTTGAGAGTTTCACAGCAGCGCTTGAGGAGATCGAGAGAATCATGGGGATGTACTTCTCTAAGGCGCAGGAGGGCGCCTATTGCTGTAGGGAGACGGCTGCAGCCGCCGAGGAGCTGCGCAGAGCCGGTGGTAGGGGCGTGGGCCAGTCTAGTTGGGGTCCGACAGTCTACGCCTTCTTCCCGGACGAGGAGTCAGCTAGAACGGCTCTCAACCAGGCTGCCTCACGGCTAGAGCAGCGAGGCATACGCCTAGAGTACTATGGAGTGTTGAAGCCACGTAACCGCGGCGCTGTTGTGACGCTGGAGGGGTAG